In Lolium rigidum isolate FL_2022 chromosome 7, APGP_CSIRO_Lrig_0.1, whole genome shotgun sequence, the DNA window CTGCACATATAAAGTCCGAGACACGTTGGGGAGGATTTCGGCGACATGGGCATGGTCGCAGATTAAAGTCCCTCGGCAACCAATTATCATCCCACGCATTGGTTGATCTACCATCAGAGATGCGCTTTATCAAGCCTTGTTTCAGTACATCACGTCCTTCACATAGTGATCTCCAAATCTGAGAAGGGTTACTTCCAAGAGGTGCATTTAGAACATCTGTCAGTGGAAAATAAACAGATTTAAGCATACGTGCACTTAaggagtttggatccatcaacaCACGCCACACTTGCCAAGCTAGCAGAGCAAGGTTGAAGATCTCTATATCTCTGAAACCTAGTCCCCCTTTATATTTTGGCATCCCCATTGATTCCCAGGAAACCCATGCTGTCTTTCTTTCACCCTTCTTACTGCCCCACCAAAACTTCCTGATCAACGACGTGATATGCTGGCAAAGGCCTCGAGGCAGCTTGAAAAGCGCCATAGAGTAGGTTGGGATTGCTTGGATTACCGATTTAATTAAGATTTCTTTACCGCTACCCGAGAGAAGCTTCTCCATCCATCCTTGCAACCTCTTCCAGACCCTATCTTTCAGATATGCAAATGCTCCTTGTTTCGACCGACCAACATCCGAAGGAAGGCCCAAGTACTTCTCATTCAGTGACTCAGATTGCACATTCAAAATTTCTTTAATCTCCAGCTTCTTTGGTCCCGGAACCTTCTTGCCAAAATAGATTGATGACTTTTCGTTGTTCACTCGCTGACCCGAGGCAAAGCAATATTTATCAACAATGTCTTTAAGGCGAGCTGCTTCCCCTGCCAATGCTCTACAAAATAATAGGCAATCGTTGGCGAACAGGAGATGATTCACCCTTGGAGCAGTAGCAGCAACGTGGATGCCACCCAAGTCACCAGAACGCATTGCATCATTCAAGAGGCAAGATAAACCTTCTGCAGCTAGCAAGAAGAGGTATGGAGATATAGGGTCTCCCTGCCGAGTGATGCAAGGTAAACCTTCTGCAGCTAGCAGCCGAATTTTAAACGCTCTCACATGTACTCTCGAAGAAATGAGTTATCACAAACGGTACCATCATCTTTAACCAGTCGAGTGATGCAGTTTTTCTTTTTTCGGTTACTTGCTTTCTGGTGGAAAAATCTCGTGTTTTTATCACCTTCCTTCAGCCATTGCACTCTCGCCCTCTGCCGCCACATAACTTCTTCACGGAAACTAAGCTCCACAATACGTCGCTCAATCTTTTGTTCTTCATAAGATGGACCGACCCTAGCAGAATCTGCTCTATACGCTTTGAGGTCTCTTCTTAGCTTCCTCAACTCAGAGCGCACCGCACCGAAAGAGCTCAATCCCCACCCTTCAATTGCACCCGCAGTGTGCTTTAATTTATCATGCAATTCTCCAACTGATCTAGCTCTCCCAGTGTTCCATGCTGATTCCAGCATTGGTTTGAACTCCTCATGTGACTCCCACATAATCTCGTAACGAAAGAGTTTTTTGTTAGCTATCCTTCTATTCTGTGCTTCCATAGAATTGAGGAGCAAAATCGGTGAGTGATCTGATTTCGCCGCCGTCAGATGATGTACTATGGCCATAGGAAACCGAGCACTCCACTCTGTGGACGCCAAAGCACGATCCAGTCTAACTCTGCAGTATTCACCTCCCTGGACTCGCCTTTCAAAAGTCCAGTCAAGCCCTTGATAGCCGAGGTCAACCAGCTCACACACGTCAACACATTCCCGGAAAAGGTTTATCTGTGCCATATATCTATCATTTGGTCCAAACTGCTCTTCTCTTCGTAAAACTTCATTAAAATCTCCTATAGATAGCCAAGGAAGATCACAATCAGCCTTCAAGAACCTCATCATATCCCAGGTTCTAAACCTCAAACTCCTATTTGCCTCGCCATATACCAAGCTGTGAGTCTCCATGGCTCCTCTCCCAGCTCATTCACTACCATATCAATATGATACTTCGAGAAATTTCTAAGTACTAAACTCAGCGGGTTCTTCTAGTAGACGCACAAACCCCCACTTCTACCACTGCTTCCCACGCCGTAAGCATGGTCAAAACCCAGAGTTCTAGCCAGACCCTCCACTCTATATTTTGCAATCTGTGTCTCCAGGAGGCACAGAATAGATGGCGAATGGGTGCGCACAAGATCACGCACCTCAAGGACTGTCGCAGGATCGCCCGCCGGGTGGGACGGTGGTAGGAAGCAAGGTACCTGGCCGGCTCCGACCAGGTCCTGCACACACCCCGGTCGTTTTGTGGGCTTGGCCCAGTCTTTCAGTTCGCATCCAGCTTAGAAAATCGTTCGCAAATTCGAATtttatttaaaatttgaaaatcgttcaaaatttTAAATCTGTTCGAAATTTGTAAATCTCTAAATTTTGACGAAAAATCGTTCAAAGCTCTAAATTCGTTAAAAATGAAATTCGTTCAAAGTTTGTTCGAATTTTGAAAATCGTCCAAATTTCGAAAATTCGTTCACATTTCGAAAttagttcaaatttcaaaaattatttcaaaattttaaattgtttaaatttcaaaattcgtttagatttcgaatatgaacattttttcattttgaacatttttcaaatttgaaatttttgaaaattatttttatacagaaaaataaaacaagaaaaaacacacaaaaaaggaaaacagaaaaagCCGAAAAACCAGCAGTTGTACATGCTGTCGTTGACGATGTCTTGCTTGCCGCACTtgtcgggctcgtccttcaccgtgcCGCTGGGCCCAGCTTCGCCGTCGTGGGTGAGGTCAACGAGCGGCACTCCggcgtcgcggatggacatgacgATCGCCGCTTCGATgttgcccctccaggcgtccttgtcgttaagCGACGTCCTGAACGCCGCGTTCAGCCCCAGGcaatcctcggggtcgtcgctgctggcgatgagacgTTGCCGATGTAGGTACTCCGCCATCTTCGCGGCCTTCGCTGCATCCTCATCGTCCtgatcctccttcacctccggcttcgggacgaGGAGGGTAACGGCAGCAGGCGAAGTGGCAGCGGGGGCATTGGCCGCAATAACGCCGGTGCGGATCGCCACGCGGCCATGCGCGATGAGGCGCTTCACTGTGCCGCCTAGGAAAGCCGACATGCCATCAACGTTGCTTGATCAGAGGTAGGAGACGGGTTTTGGACTTTCGTGTCAATGACGCATCGGGCCGCCATTCGCGATCCGGTTCCACGCTCTGTCCGGCACGCCCGAAGCGTCCCCGGGGACGGCCTCGGGACGCTGGACAACGTATTGGGCCACGCCGGGGAAAAAGACATTTGAGACGCGTGACTAGGGCCGATTAAATGTCCGACGCACCTAAAAAAGCTTTGGGTGCTTTGGAGGACgcgaatggagatgctctaagcctttTAGAAAATGGATTTCTATGTCACCTATGACAAAGCTTTGGACTGGAGGTATTTATTACTCCGGCGGAGCGTGGGTTGCAGTGCACTAGCTATGTCACCCCGGGTTTTCTGCAGCATCACTTCCACCAAAAGGCCCTAGTGTTTTATGATGATGCATCCACTGGAAGCTACATCGTGGTGCTCATGCACTCTCCGTATGGGCAACTCTCGTTTGCAAGAGCAGGAGATGATCACTGGACCTCGCTGCCGCTATACAGTGCCTATTGTGACTGCACCTATAAGGATGGACTCTTGTATGCAGTGGCTCAAAAGGGAGAGATTCACTCCTTCGATCTTAGATGTACTTCTGTTACCAAGGAGATTATCAGGGGGATAGACCGGGAATTATGTTTCGATGGCAATTACATTGTGCAGGCTCCATGGGGTGGTCTGCTGCTTGTTTCGAGGGAAAAAGAGTACGATTCTGAGGAAGATCCTGACCCTGAGCCAGAACTTGTTCCAAACACTACGGGAATTATATTGCACAAAATTGATGCTGGAGGAAAGAGGCTTGTGAAAATTGATTGCTTGCCTGACCATGTGCTGTTTCTTGGGCTTAACAATACACTTTGTCTGAGCGCCAAAGAATACCCTGCTCTTAAGGGAAATCATGCCTACTTCACTGATGATGACGAATTCAATTCATCCCATAAGAGTTGCCTTCGTGATATAGGAGTGCTTGACTTGGGCAATAATAGCAAGGAGGTCCTTGTGTCTCCTCAGCTTTGGCCCAACTGGCCAGCTCCCGTGTGGATGAAACGAACATCGAATAATTCTTGCCTCGACAGAATATAGCGTGACCTCTCTGTGTTGATGGTACCTATTGACAGTTTTTTCCAATCGAGAGCATCACACAGATTTTTGGTACATAGTTTGCCGCGGCGGCAAAATTTAGCTCGAATTTTATTCAAATTCGACTGGCTTTTgtatgtgacataggcatccccaatgggtctgccgaagatggtactcaTGATTTTACTGAAGGctcacgacccgaagattatgaagttcggaagctcggttaggagagagtttggaaagatagaattgtattagaaaTATCGACTTGTAATTACTACGAGACGGACTCAGATTGTCTCCCGACCTCTGTAACTTgtttatcacgaaaccctcggctccgcctcctatataagggggagtcgagggacgaaaagaggatcgattcattgtcaacacaaccatagttttcataagcagtcgagtacttttccggctgaaaccctcgagatctacttgccctctacttccaactaaaccctagtctacaatccgtaggtatTGACAAGTTAATTCCTTGTCAGTATGTACACACTGAACTGTCGAATGTAATGCGTGTTCTATCTTCAGCGTCAATCTTTTTTAGTATGCAGTTTTGTTTATCGTATCTGGTCTGCGAATGTTTTGCCAGCCTTCAAATCGTGAATTCTTCGACCTGCAAACGCATATTTGGGGTTTGCGCTTTCAGGGTTATGCTAGAGTTGCTCTCATAtgtgatgtactccctccgatcccttttaattgactcgaaaccCAATCAATTAAAGGGGATTAGAGGGAGTAGTGATCCGTGTGCTCTTGCTAGCTTGGTGAAACAGGATGGCAAATAGTTCTATGTCATATCCACATAGTATGACCTATTTGTCTGTACCGAGCTTCACGAATTGTTGAGCGGTGTATATTTCCATGTGCAACCCGGGAAAACACTTGGCGGGACAAACAGGGAAGAAAGAAGCCTTCTCTGAAAAAGTAATGACCGGAACACTATTCGTGAGGATTGGAGAGCATTTTCTAGCCATCAGACGTTGAAGGGATTCTTCAAAATTCACCTACCAAATCACAATGAATCAGATTCCATCACTTGGCAATTCACAAAGACATGTTATTTTTCGTTAAGTCAGACTACTATGCAAAATGGCAGTTAGAATACCAAGGCAGGAAGAATTTTTGCACCTTATTCTTCGGAATTGTAATGGTAGAATACCAAGGCAGGAAGAATTTTTGCACCTTATTCTTCGGAATTGTAATGCTACTTATATTTAATTAATACAATCCCTTTACCCGCAAAATTAAGGCGTTTGTTTTGTCTACGAATCAGATttgtcaaaaagaaaaaaaaaagtagagtCCGGTGAGAGCGATACCGGGACCCAGTGAAAAGCGTAGGAAATGAAGAGGAATCTCGTCATTTCCTTCTTTTCACTTTTGACGATTCTGAACTTGCAACTGAGCGTGGGAGGCAGGCAAACGCGGGCAGGCTGGATGGGGACCGACACAAAAGCAGGTCCACAAGAATACCAGCCAGCCGCTCGCTCGCCAGACAGCAGTTTAGTACGGAGCAATTTTAATCTACCAATGAGGGTAGAAAGATCTCGCCGCTCGATTTCGTCGTACCTGCAGATCTCCATAAACAAGCCAAGAAAACCAGAGCAGGCCTCACCTCTGCTCTGAATCTCAGTACCTGCCTGCCTGTCTCCTCTGCTCTGCCCTGAATCTTCAGCAATCCCGGGGCGCCCTCTGCCGACATCTCCAGTCCAGGATGGGCTGCCTCCACCGGCCGCTCGGCGGCACGTCCAGTACGTCATTCCTCTCCCCCCTGGCTGCGTCCTCCTCTAGTTCTTCTATCCCGATCGCCGGCTGCCAATTCTTTCTCATCAAAACAAAAAGATTGGTTCTTGTTCCCCCGAGAATGAACCGTCCATGGCTTTGTCATTCTCGACCAGGTGATGACCTGCCGTTCGTGCGGAGGTTCAAGCCGAGGGAGATCGAGGCCGCCACCAGCGGCTTCAGCACGGCCCTCGAGACGGGCGGGCCTCGCGGCACGGCCTACCGCGCACGCTTCGCCGACGGCCTCGTGGCCACCGTGCGGCGTGTTGCCGGCGGCGACAGGGACCACGACCACCAGGAGCAGGACGGCGCATTCTACCGGGAGCTGCAGCTGCTTGGACGCCTCAACCACCGCCACGTCGTCAGGCTACGCGGCTTCTCGGAAGGACACAACAGGTTGCTACATGGCCATTTCTTCACGCTTTTCTCTTATCCTGATTTCCTTGGTCTTCTTTGGTCAGGTTTCTGGTGTTCGATCAGATGGAGAACTGGAGCCTCAAGGAATGCCTACATGGTACTGCCCAATTCACTACAAAAATGTCATTCAGAGGCATCTCTTCTCTTCTTCAGTTAAGCTGCCACACTAACGGCTCTGTCCTGGGCAGACCCTCTGAGGACGCCACTCAACTGGAGGACCAGGCTGCAGGTTGCCATAGATGTCGCAGCAGCACTGGTAATCTAACGACCGCTGCTAGATTCCCCAACACtttaaaaaatgacagaaaaagaaaaaccgaACTTGAATCCGACATTTTTGTTCTCTGAATTCTGAGTGGAATCAGGAGTATCTCTACTACTTCTGCGACCCTCCGGTGTTCCATGTGACGGTGAATTCGAGCAGCGTGATGATGGATGCCGATTTCGTCGGCAAGGTGAGACTGAGAGTGAAGTCACGTCGGTACGTTTCTGATAATGCAATGCCAGTGCGAGCAACTGAATTTGCACTACTTTTCAGCTATCGGACGTCAGTGTCGTTGCTCACGAATCCACGCAAGAATCCGAAGGTTCTCGCCACCATTTCTATCATTATCTTTGTCAAGTGCCACTGACAGTCTGACACTGAAGCTTTCCCTGACCGTTGCGTGTTCTTTCTTCAGAGCGAATTCAGCAGAGGAGGACGGAGCTGGTGTTCCAGTACGGCGTGCTGCTCCTGGAGCTCGTGACCGGACAGTCtccgggcggcggcgacggcgagctcgtGCAGTGGGTGCAGGAGCCCGGGTTCGCAGGATCCATGCAGAGGATGGTGGACGCGGATCTCGGTGGCACTTACGACGCCGGGGAGCTCCGGGACCTCGTCATCGTCGCGAGGCTCTGTACTAGGCCCGGCAATGGTTCCGCCGTGGTCTCCATCCCGCAGGTGCTCCGTTACTTGCAGGGAAAGGTGGATGGGAAAAACAGATGACCATAATCATTGTGTCGCACGCGATCGCATCATCTTTCTCCTTCTGTATTCTCCATTGCTTGAAGATAACATCTTTACTTTATCTTTTGAGGGTGAACGCAACGCAATGTATGTACTCCTGTACACATCGAGTATATTTTGTGGCATCGGATCTGAAGAAGTGAAGAGTGAAGAAGGCTCCACAAATCACAAATTCGTGAACGGAAACTCCAAATTTATGTCGAAATGGCAAACTGCGTGAAGTTTTTTTTGCATCCCAAAACATGCCCGCTATTATTGTTACTTTCCCCTTTCCGGAAAAGGATGCCGTGGTAGCTGTGTATAGATAAATCTCATTTTAGACAAACTTGTGACAACCTAAGCAGAGGAAGTATTACCTCTATCTAAAAATATGCATCTCACATTTTATCTAGAtacgtatctagatgcattttaattaaaaatatatttaattaaAAATATATCTATGTCTAGATAAAGTTGAAACACCTATTAACAAAATTTATTAGTTAACTCTAAAATAATTGAGTTTCTGAATTAAATTTGAGGGTAGGTGTTTAACTTTTTCTTTTTTGCCAGTGCTTCCATAGGTCTCCAAGTCAACAATTACATAATCGTACCATTATGCACGTGCTCCCTCCCCATAGCtgtgtcctcctcttcttctatcATGATTGCCGGCTACTAGTAAGCCAGTTCTTGAAAACAAAAAGATTGGTTCTTGTTGCCCCGAGAATGAACCGTCCATGGCTTTGTTCTTCTCAACCAGGTGATGATCTGCCGTTCGTGCGGGGGTTCAAGCCGAGGGAGATCGAGTCGACGACGAGCGGCTTCAGCGCCGCCCTCGAACGGGCGGGCCTCGCGACACGGCATACCGCGCCCGCTTCGCCGACGGCCTCGTCGCGACGGTGCGGCGTGTGGCCGGTGGCGACAGGGGCCACGACCACCAGGAGCAGGACGGCGCCTTCTACCGGGAGCTGCAGCTACTCGGACCCCTCAACCACCGCCACGTCGTCAGGCTACGCGGCTTCTCGGAAGAGCACAACAGGTTGCTCCATGTCTCCGTGCCAATTCTTCATGCTTTTGTCTTACCCTTATTAGAGCGTTTTCAGCATTTTCATAAGATGAATGGCAAGAACAATTACGTAGGCCAATTATTCACTCTACAACCTTTAAAGTCAAGACGCTGTGAGGATTCGTCCTCAAATTCTTTTTTTATATAGCTAGCTTATACTAGAAGGTGATTATACGAGAGTGGATAAATAGAGGTTAATCTACATGTATCTCTTTACTCAAACATTTAAAATTCGTATttcaaaattttttttttttttgaaaaaacttaTAGATAGCTAATGATATACGCTACAAACATGTAAATTAtcaatatgaactactttatatTGTCGGCCACACACTATATAATTTGACATATTTTGTCTCTTTTGTGTAGCTTAGAATACAAAgtagtttgcattgagattttacaccttTGTATAATACATCAATGGCTACCTCTCAGTGGCGGCGCTGGAGATATGCACCTGTATTCACGTGAATACCCAAGATTTTGGGCAAATCAAATTTTGTACTACGGAGAACATGTCCATAGCCCCATATACTGCCCAATACGCCAGCCCACAGATGCAGCAGAACTGAGCACCGCGGGGGGTCATCTTGCTCGATTGCGCTTGAACCCTCTCGGCCTATGGCTCCCACACACACAGATAACGGCAGGCGACGCGGCACTGCAGCGATTGTGGCGGTGCCCGCGACGGCAAACCTAGCGACAACGGCCGTGGCCGGCGGGAAGCGGATATCAGCGGAGCAGGCAGTCGATTGAGGGGGCGTCCAGCAGTAAGCCGATCAGTATGTAACATGGGCGTTTTGGTCCCTTTGCACTTCAGCGTACCAACACGTCGCAATAGGTCAAAGGAGTACTTCTAGTCTAGGGAATTGAGAGGGAGGAGGAATAGCTATGGCGTGGTGATGTTTGATCGTGAGAGAGGGCTGGAGAAgctcggcgacggcgatggcgaggaGCCAGGCGGTGGCAGCGGCAAGAGAGAAGGAAGAGGGAGGCCTGATACTATGTTAACGTAGAGAACTGTTGGGTGGAACAGTGTAACCCTTTGGGATCATCGGTTGCATGTTAATATAGGTGAGAAAAAGCCCCTCACGTGACTTGTACAAACAGAGTACATATACGATTGGTGTAATCGTATACGAATACATATTACACCTCTAATAATAGCTAGCAGAGAAGATGAATTCAGTAGCCATCCACCACTATCTAGTGGCCTGAACAAAGGATGTCCACATTAATTTTCGTCCAGTCCGGCTCTGGTTTTTTCCAGACTGATGTGGAATCCAGATGCATAATCTTTGTTTTGGAGGTCACATCTGCAACCAGGGATTGTTATATTTTTATCATCGGTGTAACTTCTAAGAACACGTCTGATGCACTTCAATTAGCTTCGAAGGTAAATCACAGATTCCTGGACAATGTCGCAGGCAAGTGCAAGACACGCAATAAATATACATGATTCTATATCTTGTGTCCAGAGCCGGTATAACAGTTCTATTACTTAGCTCCTCTCTCCTAGCTCCCGCGTCGCTCCCGCGAGCGACCGGGAGCTCTCTGGCGGCGCATCCCTCGGCCCTCCCCAGCCCCccttctcctcgccgccgccagagggcgctgccgggcaaagcccgtgcgggGCCGGCGGTGGCGGAGCCTTTtcttctcccacgcgcggcggtGGAGGCACGGGTCTCTGCGGTCGTGGTGGGCGTCCCGCTGACGGAGGGCGCGACGGCGCGGTCGTCTCGGCAATGGCGCGGCGGCTCCGCGTTCCAGGCGGCGTCCTCgtggcggcggcatccccaggtgCGGTCGTGACGGCGGGCGGCGTGGGCTTGTGTCGGCGGGCTGGTGGAGGGTGCTGGGGTCGCCTCTGACCCGACACGTCGTGCTGTGCTCGTCCGCCCATGgcggcctggtgcgccggcggcgTTGCGGTTGCGGGCCTAGATGGGCTTGCACGGGCCCAGATGGGCTCAAGCGGGCGACTCCCCCTCCTTGGCAGCGTTGGCTCAGCTCTGTATCTGCATCTTCAGAGGGTTGTCACCTTGGTGGCcctccggcggcggtggtggccggagTGCTCCGGCGGCAGCAACGAACCAACTACCAGGAGCAGACCATCTGGGTCTCGTTTCTGGCCGGTTTTGGGTGGCTGCTGCGGTGGCTTTTGGCGCGTTTTGCCCTTCTCCGTCGACCTCTAGTTGCCTCCTGCTGCGGTGGTTCAGGCCGGTTTTTGGCGCGTCTCCATCTCGCCGTTGGGCGGTCTTTTGCCCGGGTGAAAACGCTGCTCGGTTCTTCCGTTGCGGACCATGGTGACACCTGTTGGTGCCatctccctccttggaggcgtggttTTGGGTCCTGACCGTTTCTACCCTCGacaccaggggaaaccctaggtctgaCTTGCCGgaccgggcagcggcggcgcagcaacgtcgtccccttcttgaaggcgttgttTGGCTGCGAGGGATGGCTCTCGGTGATGGTAGCCTCGCCGGTCTGCTACTGCTCTAGGTGTGAGTCTCTGGAGCGCAATGTACGCCATCGCCAACACGCTTGTCGACCCATTCCCAAGTTTGGCCACACCCTGCCAATCGCGCGCTTCATCTTCTAGGCGTATGATGTGGTACGTTGGTCTGGGCAGTTTGGAAAGTTGGTCGTGTTGTTGGAGTTGGCTGTGACGCGGTTTGGAGACTTCTGTGGCCCGCCGTCTCGCCGTTCTTGGGTTGAGGTTGGGCAAGGTGTGCTTGGTGTCGGTGTTGTAGGAGTGTGTTGTAAGCTAAAAGGCATGTGTGATGTTGTAGCCATTCTTGGCGTTTCTTGTCAGCTTAATACAATGACGCGCACGCTGTTGCGGgttctaaaaaaaactaaaaaaagatgCAGAGCCGGTATGGCCGGCGGCCGAAGGATGCACTCCTATCCGGGCTGGCGCGAGGCGGCGCTCCTATATCCAGGCCGGCGGCCGCAGTTTTTAGATGAAATCGGAACGGAACCACACGGGATGAGAGTTGTTCTATCATTGTTAGATGGATCAGACTTTGCGCACTGGCTTGCTTCACCCTTCGCCGAATAGAGAGCTCAACTGTGCAGAACGTAGGAGTTGATTAAACTGGCAAGGATTGATCAAGTTCTTGTACATGCCGTTTCGGTGAGCCTACCAATGTTGACCTCTTCTGCTCGACTCACGTCGTGATTGTGGTCATATATATATGCAACCAGGGGTGGGGTTTCGGGGGTTGTGATCGACGCATAGTTGTTTTCGTATATTTGATGGAAACCAGTCAATCACGGAAGGAATCGGTACCGTGGCACTTTGTTCTATTATGCTATTTGGTGGAAGGGTAAACCTCCAACTAAAAAATAAGTGAAGTTTACCCAAATTCTTGATAGCGAAGTCAGCACTCAAAACGGTGATAAAAGAATCAGCTGCACCGGTGGAACTTGGAAGAACTACCAAGGATAAGACCAGACACATAGGGTGTGTTTGGCAGCCCGGGTGGACTCAGATTTTCCCACCCCATCCCACTTTTTCTCAGTTTTTGCTGTTTGTTAGGTCGGGTCGGTCCGACTGGGCACTGCCCACCTCGCACGAAAAACGCCCTCAGCCTGGTCGGGTtgggaagctcaaatcgagcttctcaAGTGAGCTCGGCTGAGGGCATCCGAAAAAACCGCCCCGAGCGACCCGCCGAGCCACGCGTGGGACGCGGCTGCCCACCCGCCCCCGTCATTTCCCCCCGTGCCTCTCTCTCAGCTTTCTCTCCCTTGAACACTGGCGCGCGCTTCCGCCTCTCCCTCGCCACCGATGGTCCCTgcgagcgcgccgccgccttcctcgtaACCATGGCGCCGTCCCTAGCTTCCCTCACACGTCCGGCGGCGCCCTGGCGTACCTCCTCTGCTGGACCCAACAACCGAGCATCAAGCTCCACCCCCGTCCACCGAGTTCCGCCGCCACGGCACCCACTGGTCTGTCCCGCCCCCGGCTCCGCTCCGGCCACCGAGATCTGGACCTATGGCCGACGACTCCATCGAGTGGATCCTCTTCCGGCGGGCGACCTCCTCTACCGCCTCTCCATCCGGCAAACGAGCAGCAGGAGGTCTGGAGGTGCTCGGCCTCACCGGCAACCGAGAAAGAGGAGGAGCTCGGCCTCCACGGCAGCAtcaacg includes these proteins:
- the LOC124678538 gene encoding probable receptor-like protein kinase At1g49730 yields the protein MGCLHRPLGGTSSDDLPFVRRFKPREIEAATSGFSTALETGGPRGTAYRARFADGLVATVRRVAGGDRDHDHQEQDGAFYRELQLLGRLNHRHVVRLRGFSEGHNRFLVFDQMENWSLKECLHDPLRTPLNWRTRLQVAIDVAAALEYLYYFCDPPVFHVTVNSSSVMMDADFVGKLSDVSVVAHESTQESEERIQQRRTELVFQYGVLLLELVTGQSPGGGDGELVQWVQEPGFAGSMQRMVDADLGGTYDAGELRDLVIVARLCTRPGNGSAVVSIPQVLRYLQGKVDGKNR